Proteins encoded together in one Caldivirga sp. window:
- a CDS encoding thiolase family protein, whose translation MNNEVVIVGYVRTPIGKFGGSLKSVKSPHLAAEAIKALLRRTKVDPKMIDEVIFGSTLQGGMGQNISRYAALLAGLPNSVSAYTVNRVCSSGMQAIIDAYRELVLGDSSLVVAGGVDSMSTQPIALPSEYRWGVKHFIVKTVQPIDLMVYDGLVDPVTMMMMGQEADLVAKENELTRDELDNYAYMSHMRAVKATEGKLFREIEPIDTTIEGERVRLEHDEGIRPDTSLEKLKALKPAFTPNGFHTAGNSSQLSDGAAALLLTTMDKAREMGLRPIAKILGYAWYMIEPRRFTEAPMYVIDKVLRKLNLSVNSIDYFEVNEAFAVVNVLVNKRLGIPYDKMNIFGGAIAIGHPLGASGARIVTTLLTGLEHVGGRIGVAALCHGTGGATALVVERL comes from the coding sequence ATGAATAATGAAGTTGTGATAGTGGGGTACGTGAGAACCCCAATAGGTAAGTTCGGTGGTTCACTTAAGAGTGTTAAATCCCCACACCTGGCTGCTGAGGCTATTAAGGCATTGCTGAGGAGGACTAAGGTTGACCCAAAGATGATTGATGAAGTCATATTCGGTTCAACACTACAGGGTGGAATGGGGCAGAATATTTCCCGCTACGCTGCATTACTGGCTGGTTTACCGAACTCCGTTAGCGCCTATACGGTTAACAGGGTTTGTTCATCAGGCATGCAGGCCATTATTGATGCGTATAGGGAGTTGGTTCTAGGTGACTCATCACTCGTTGTCGCCGGGGGTGTTGACTCAATGAGTACTCAGCCTATAGCCCTACCCAGTGAGTATAGGTGGGGTGTTAAGCACTTTATAGTTAAGACTGTTCAGCCAATAGACCTAATGGTTTACGATGGTTTAGTGGACCCCGTAACAATGATGATGATGGGGCAGGAGGCTGACTTAGTGGCTAAGGAGAATGAGTTAACTAGGGATGAGTTAGATAACTACGCCTACATGAGCCACATGAGGGCTGTTAAGGCTACTGAGGGTAAGCTCTTCAGGGAGATTGAACCAATAGACACAACCATAGAGGGTGAGAGGGTTAGGCTTGAGCATGATGAGGGCATTAGGCCAGACACAAGCCTAGAGAAGCTTAAGGCCCTTAAACCAGCCTTCACCCCCAATGGATTTCACACGGCAGGTAACTCATCGCAGTTAAGCGACGGTGCCGCAGCACTACTGCTCACCACTATGGATAAGGCTAGGGAAATGGGGTTAAGGCCAATAGCCAAGATCCTCGGCTACGCCTGGTACATGATTGAACCCAGGAGGTTCACTGAGGCCCCAATGTACGTTATAGATAAGGTCCTCAGGAAGCTTAACCTAAGCGTTAACTCTATTGACTACTTTGAGGTTAATGAGGCCTTCGCCGTGGTTAACGTCCTGGTTAATAAGAGGCTTGGCATACCGTACGATAAGATGAACATCTTCGGCGGTGCAATAGCCATCGGTCACCCACTAGGCGCCAGTGGG
- a CDS encoding tryptophan--tRNA ligase gives MGQEYAVTPWEVKGKVDYLRLAKEFGVQLLTEEDLSLLRDLTGNDVHYLIRRGFFYAHRGFREIMSRVKVGESWALYNGRGPSGDLHVGHLVPWILTKWFVDKFNVHYFFELTDDEKFLVREGYTLEETNRLAYDNALSLIALGFTPDKLHIIVDTDDVKYLYKIAVKVAKKLTLSTVKNTFGFTDSNNIGATFFPAIEIAVAFLPTELFGKETPVLIPTAIDQDPYFRLARDVAESLNYPKPATLYSKFLPGLTGEDKMSASNPDSALYVNDDDREVKRKIMNAFTGGQPTVELQRRLGGNPDSCPVYRYHMLLDDNDEAVKKIYEDCRGGRLLCGECKLMLYDKVKSFLSRHREMREKAKDKLSEYKVSVKFN, from the coding sequence CTGGGTCAGGAGTACGCCGTCACCCCATGGGAAGTTAAGGGTAAGGTGGATTACTTAAGGTTAGCTAAGGAGTTTGGCGTTCAATTACTAACCGAAGAAGACTTAAGCCTACTTAGGGATTTAACGGGAAACGACGTTCATTACTTAATCAGGAGGGGCTTCTTCTACGCTCATAGGGGGTTTAGGGAAATAATGAGTAGGGTTAAGGTGGGTGAGTCATGGGCCCTATACAATGGTAGAGGCCCAAGCGGTGACCTTCACGTTGGTCACCTAGTGCCCTGGATATTGACTAAGTGGTTTGTTGACAAGTTCAACGTGCACTACTTCTTTGAGCTCACTGATGATGAGAAGTTCCTGGTTAGGGAAGGTTACACACTTGAGGAGACTAATAGGTTAGCCTACGATAATGCCCTCAGCCTAATAGCGCTTGGTTTCACACCCGATAAACTACACATAATCGTGGATACTGATGACGTGAAGTACCTCTATAAGATTGCCGTTAAGGTGGCTAAGAAGCTAACCTTATCCACTGTTAAAAACACGTTCGGCTTCACTGACTCAAACAACATTGGCGCAACCTTCTTCCCAGCAATTGAAATAGCGGTAGCCTTCCTACCAACTGAATTATTCGGTAAGGAAACCCCGGTACTGATACCAACGGCCATAGACCAGGACCCATACTTCAGGCTTGCAAGGGATGTTGCGGAATCCCTCAATTACCCTAAGCCAGCCACATTATACAGTAAGTTCCTCCCAGGATTAACGGGCGAGGATAAGATGAGTGCATCAAACCCAGATTCAGCGCTGTACGTTAATGATGATGATAGGGAGGTTAAGAGGAAGATAATGAACGCCTTCACGGGTGGTCAACCAACGGTTGAGCTTCAACGTAGGTTAGGCGGCAACCCTGACTCATGCCCAGTCTACAGGTACCACATGCTTCTTGATGATAATGATGAAGCAGTTAAGAAGATTTACGAGGACTGTAGGGGTGGTAGACTCCTCTGCGGTGAATGTAAACTAATGCTCTACGACAAGGTTAAGTCATTCCTAAGTAGGCACAGGGAAATGAGGGAGAAGGCTAAGGACAAGCTAAGCGAATACAAGGTATCCGTTAAATTCAATTAA
- a CDS encoding GH116 family glycosyl hydrolase, with amino-acid sequence MRIYTSRFSSGIPLGGLGTGSIEIWPDGSFKEWLIFNNRRWGNYGEPEFYVNDSDLAFMIRIAPEGSEPVVRLLKAGFWVETDQDLTYRGCGPSAVVHPYHMPWFRPVREVEFTGKPPMAILKFTDPSFKEYGVDVELEAFGSLIPGNVNDSAIPAAFLKFNLVNRGRVTVELSLMGVVRNPHRISEEVGVVNKLIEGEGYSGVSLSGLGIPRTHGMFNGELALVFMGGFDSAVTLRLNQRNRGEFINALRRLMVDFRGDGLLSGVVNDEAYGVDLYSAITKGVRLKPGESASIVLIIAWYYPNHIDNSGRLVGHYYENLFKNVKEVLDYSVRNFNRLYSEVKEFVNSLYDANYDEWIIDLAISQLTTLPKSTWLTKDGYFAVWEGGPGCCGLTTLDVALWGIVGIALLYPDLAIRVSRQFSSFILKPGMSPFYEMFALAFPENMRLYREALAKDPTIQHDIDKFRNTVRAIVEKTGLDPSGRVPHAFRASESSVDGYDRNDLMPEFILMSLLNYYWTGDSSFLREIWGSIRDVIEAMLRQHNEAKLNLPYHTPPSGYEGSSQVANELGRDWRERELLRLLFSGPMYFYTTVNTFDAMSLLGIATFTSDLWVAALKAALNAAGEAGDEAYVSRLSEVLNSALANFTKYLWNGEYFDLWFDPVSNLRDNAVMTAGLTGEWYLKVLLGLDYAVDKDKVTSMLKAIYRNNFKKGEGLINASYPGKPRPSLAGDLKYFNGTGIPYNVSGQMDTPWTGIEIPVAMHMIWEGLVNEGLEVLRSVHERYVDYGLYWNHVECDGHYFRPLVSLDIPNALAGFRYIGRDKSISINPRIKTPIRGPVLAPGSVMTLDYGENEVKLIGRVGELEVGRITLSGFMGKSIRVFYNGAEVKAIINIEDGRVSITLDNPVKLQRGSTLTIIGY; translated from the coding sequence ATGAGGATTTACACCTCAAGGTTCTCCTCCGGTATACCGCTAGGTGGCTTAGGCACGGGTTCAATTGAGATTTGGCCTGATGGGTCCTTTAAGGAATGGTTAATATTCAACAATAGGAGGTGGGGTAATTATGGTGAGCCGGAATTCTACGTTAACGACTCAGACCTAGCCTTCATGATTAGGATTGCCCCCGAGGGTTCTGAACCAGTCGTTAGGTTACTTAAGGCGGGCTTCTGGGTTGAGACAGACCAGGATTTAACCTACAGGGGTTGTGGACCAAGCGCGGTAGTTCACCCATACCACATGCCTTGGTTTAGGCCCGTTAGGGAAGTGGAGTTCACCGGTAAGCCACCCATGGCTATACTCAAGTTCACTGACCCCTCCTTTAAGGAGTATGGTGTTGACGTAGAGCTAGAGGCCTTTGGGTCATTAATACCAGGTAACGTTAATGACTCCGCAATACCAGCCGCCTTCCTTAAATTCAACCTAGTTAATAGGGGTAGGGTTACTGTTGAGTTATCGTTAATGGGTGTTGTGAGGAATCCCCACAGGATTAGTGAGGAGGTTGGGGTTGTTAATAAGTTAATTGAGGGTGAGGGCTACAGTGGGGTATCCCTAAGTGGGTTAGGTATCCCGAGGACGCACGGTATGTTTAACGGTGAATTAGCCCTAGTCTTCATGGGTGGATTTGACTCGGCGGTGACGCTTAGGTTGAATCAGAGGAATAGGGGCGAGTTCATTAATGCGTTGAGGCGGTTAATGGTTGACTTCAGGGGTGATGGATTATTAAGTGGCGTAGTTAACGATGAGGCTTACGGAGTAGACTTATACTCAGCAATCACCAAGGGTGTTAGGCTTAAGCCAGGTGAGTCAGCGTCAATAGTACTCATTATTGCCTGGTACTACCCTAACCATATTGATAATAGTGGTAGATTAGTCGGCCACTACTACGAGAACCTATTCAAGAATGTTAAGGAGGTCTTAGACTACTCGGTTAGGAACTTCAATAGGCTTTACAGTGAGGTTAAGGAATTCGTTAACTCACTCTATGATGCGAACTACGATGAGTGGATAATTGACTTAGCAATATCCCAATTAACAACATTACCTAAGTCAACCTGGTTAACTAAGGATGGGTACTTCGCGGTTTGGGAGGGTGGGCCAGGCTGCTGTGGGTTAACTACACTTGATGTTGCGTTATGGGGCATTGTGGGTATTGCGCTGCTTTACCCTGACCTGGCTATTAGGGTTAGTCGCCAATTCTCAAGCTTCATTCTTAAGCCCGGGATGTCACCATTCTATGAAATGTTCGCCCTAGCCTTCCCAGAGAACATGAGGCTCTACAGGGAGGCTTTAGCCAAGGACCCCACTATACAGCATGATATTGATAAGTTCAGGAACACTGTGAGGGCTATAGTCGAGAAGACTGGGCTTGACCCAAGTGGTAGGGTGCCTCACGCGTTCAGGGCTAGTGAAAGCAGTGTTGATGGGTATGATAGGAATGATTTAATGCCTGAATTCATACTAATGAGCCTACTGAACTACTACTGGACTGGGGATTCATCATTCCTTAGGGAAATCTGGGGAAGCATAAGGGACGTTATTGAGGCAATGTTGAGGCAGCATAATGAAGCCAAGTTAAACCTACCCTACCACACTCCCCCATCCGGCTACGAAGGCTCCTCACAGGTTGCGAATGAGCTTGGGAGAGATTGGAGGGAGAGGGAGTTACTTAGGCTACTGTTCAGTGGGCCAATGTACTTCTACACTACGGTTAACACTTTCGATGCAATGAGCCTACTGGGCATTGCAACCTTCACCTCAGACCTATGGGTCGCTGCATTAAAGGCCGCGTTGAATGCCGCAGGTGAGGCTGGGGATGAGGCTTACGTCAGTAGGTTAAGTGAGGTTCTTAATAGTGCCTTAGCCAACTTCACCAAGTACTTATGGAACGGTGAGTACTTTGACCTGTGGTTCGACCCAGTGAGTAACCTCAGGGATAATGCTGTTATGACTGCGGGCTTAACTGGGGAATGGTACCTTAAGGTTCTTTTAGGCTTAGACTACGCCGTGGATAAGGATAAGGTCACGTCAATGTTGAAGGCAATATACAGGAATAACTTCAAGAAGGGTGAAGGCTTAATAAACGCATCATACCCAGGTAAGCCTAGGCCATCGCTTGCCGGTGACTTAAAGTACTTCAACGGTACGGGCATACCCTACAATGTCAGTGGGCAAATGGACACGCCGTGGACTGGCATAGAGATTCCTGTTGCAATGCACATGATATGGGAGGGGTTGGTTAATGAGGGCTTAGAGGTACTGCGTAGTGTCCATGAGAGGTACGTTGACTATGGATTATATTGGAATCATGTTGAGTGTGATGGGCATTACTTCAGGCCACTGGTGTCACTGGATATACCGAATGCCCTAGCTGGATTCAGGTACATTGGGAGGGATAAGTCAATTTCAATAAACCCCAGGATTAAGACACCCATTAGGGGACCTGTTCTTGCCCCTGGATCAGTTATGACGCTGGATTACGGTGAGAATGAGGTTAAGCTAATAGGTAGGGTTGGTGAATTGGAGGTTGGTAGGATAACGTTAAGCGGCTTCATGGGTAAGTCCATTAGGGTTTTCTACAATGGCGCTGAGGTTAAGGCAATAATAAACATTGAGGATGGCCGCGTCTCAATAACGCTTGATAACCCAGTGAAGCTTCAGAGGGGAAGCACATTAACGATAATTGGCTATTAG
- a CDS encoding YkgJ family cysteine cluster protein has product MSNVFNDLKYVEVAFKCTLCGLCCINTRMELLPEDIERIEQLGYRLEDFAEFDGEYGVWRLRNVNNHCVFFDEESKKCRIYENRPVGCRLYPLNYDDEYGVVVDKYCPQWSTVPVSEVRRLRPVVELFVRRITETNEYVRVKRAGIRIHLRIR; this is encoded by the coding sequence ATGAGTAATGTATTTAATGACTTAAAGTACGTTGAGGTTGCTTTCAAGTGCACGCTCTGCGGACTATGCTGCATAAACACTAGGATGGAGCTACTGCCTGAGGATATTGAGAGGATTGAGCAATTGGGTTATCGTCTTGAGGACTTCGCGGAGTTTGATGGGGAGTATGGCGTGTGGAGGCTTAGGAATGTTAATAACCACTGCGTGTTCTTTGATGAGGAAAGTAAGAAGTGTAGGATTTATGAGAATAGGCCAGTGGGCTGTAGGCTTTACCCACTTAACTACGATGATGAATACGGTGTCGTTGTTGATAAGTACTGCCCCCAATGGAGTACTGTACCAGTGAGTGAGGTGAGGAGGCTTAGGCCTGTTGTTGAATTATTCGTTAGGAGGATTACGGAGACCAATGAGTACGTTAGGGTTAAGAGGGCTGGCATTAGGATTCACTTGAGGATCCGCTAA
- a CDS encoding 30S ribosomal protein S26e, with the protein MPKKRKNRGRHKGDKGKESIVYCDNCGKMIPRSKAVRVTVPYSPIPADLAKELEKQGAIVPRYYITKTYCVNCAIYLGIIKVRSEDERKSKKPILRGQQRPQRQLPVAASAAASSASPTTSTQPAGSTQAEPDNKPSENNSQNPSK; encoded by the coding sequence GTGCCTAAGAAGAGGAAAAACAGGGGGAGACATAAGGGAGATAAGGGTAAGGAGTCAATAGTGTATTGCGATAATTGTGGAAAAATGATACCTAGATCAAAGGCCGTTAGGGTAACTGTACCATACTCACCAATACCAGCTGACTTAGCTAAGGAGCTTGAGAAGCAGGGTGCAATAGTGCCGAGGTACTACATTACTAAGACGTACTGCGTTAACTGCGCAATCTACCTAGGGATAATTAAAGTTAGGTCTGAGGATGAGAGGAAGAGTAAGAAGCCAATACTAAGGGGGCAGCAGAGGCCACAAAGGCAACTACCTGTCGCGGCTTCAGCTGCTGCTTCATCAGCTTCACCAACCACATCAACCCAACCAGCAGGCAGTACACAGGCTGAGCCGGATAATAAGCCAAGTGAAAATAATAGTCAAAATCCCTCAAAGTAG